One segment of Acidovorax sp. DW039 DNA contains the following:
- a CDS encoding flavin-dependent oxidoreductase — protein MDNPPMSGNTPSHTSSPRPVLIAGGGIGGMATALTLHQIGVPCIVFETVPELQPLGVGINLQPNAVRELHDLGFGNEVLDTIGLQAREWALVGRNGNEVYAEPRGLDAGYRWPQYAVHRGQLQMMLYHAVKERLGDSAVQLGQRVVGYRQDADGVTAIVETRDGERREVAGSLLIAADGLHSAVRAQMHPTQPPIQWGGAIMWRGTTPGVPVRTGASFVGLGSLRHRVVFYPITPPDPSTGLATINWIAEITVDNQGGWQHGDWNRRVALEDFIHHFEGWNYSWMDVPAMLRGAKDVFEYPMIDRDPVPTWVDGRVALLGDAAHVMYPVGSNGASQAIVDARVLGAQLVAHGVGPQALRAYDDKLCKDISALVLRNRGSGPFGLLGLVDERCGGVFDHIDDVLPREEREGFMARYKAAAGFAIETLNAAPPTIAPGQRVAGA, from the coding sequence ATGGACAATCCCCCCATGTCTGGCAACACCCCCTCCCACACCTCCTCCCCCCGCCCCGTGCTGATTGCTGGTGGCGGTATCGGTGGCATGGCCACCGCCCTCACCCTGCACCAGATCGGTGTGCCCTGCATCGTTTTTGAAACAGTGCCAGAGCTGCAGCCACTGGGCGTGGGCATCAACCTGCAGCCCAATGCCGTGCGCGAGTTGCATGACCTGGGCTTTGGCAACGAGGTGCTGGACACCATTGGCCTGCAGGCGCGTGAATGGGCGCTGGTGGGCCGCAACGGCAACGAGGTGTATGCCGAGCCGCGCGGGCTGGATGCGGGCTACCGCTGGCCGCAGTACGCCGTGCACCGGGGGCAGCTGCAGATGATGCTGTACCACGCCGTGAAAGAGCGGCTGGGCGATAGCGCTGTGCAGCTGGGACAGCGCGTGGTGGGCTACCGGCAGGATGCCGATGGTGTCACTGCCATCGTCGAGACACGCGATGGTGAGCGGCGCGAGGTGGCGGGTTCGCTGCTGATTGCCGCCGATGGCCTGCACTCGGCCGTGCGGGCGCAGATGCACCCCACGCAGCCACCCATCCAGTGGGGCGGGGCCATCATGTGGCGGGGCACTACGCCGGGGGTGCCGGTGCGCACGGGGGCATCGTTTGTGGGCCTGGGCTCGCTGCGACACCGCGTGGTGTTTTATCCCATCACGCCACCCGACCCGTCCACCGGCCTGGCCACCATCAACTGGATTGCCGAAATCACGGTAGACAACCAGGGCGGCTGGCAACACGGCGACTGGAACCGGCGCGTGGCGCTGGAAGATTTCATCCACCACTTTGAAGGCTGGAACTACAGCTGGATGGACGTGCCCGCCATGCTGCGCGGTGCCAAGGATGTGTTTGAGTACCCCATGATCGACCGCGACCCCGTGCCCACCTGGGTGGACGGACGCGTGGCGCTGCTGGGCGATGCAGCGCATGTGATGTACCCCGTGGGCTCCAACGGAGCCAGCCAGGCCATTGTGGATGCCCGCGTGCTGGGGGCACAACTGGTGGCGCACGGCGTGGGCCCGCAGGCGCTGCGCGCCTACGACGACAAGCTGTGCAAGGACATATCCGCGCTGGTGCTGCGCAACCGGGGATCTGGCCCGTTTGGCCTGCTGGGGCTGGTGGACGAGCGCTGCGGCGGTGTGTTCGACCACATCGACGACGTGTTGCCACGTGAGGAACGTGAGGGCTTCATGGCCCGCTACAAAGCGGCGGCGGGCTTTGCCATCGAGACGCTGAATGCCGCACCACCCACCATTGCGCCGGGGCAGCGCGTGGCGGGTGCTTGA
- a CDS encoding amidohydrolase family protein, which translates to MSKPTSGDFTKTPGWLDWYTGPTKPRFQLPAGAVDAHCHVFGPGAEFPYAPERKYTPCDASKHELFALRDHLGFARNVIVQATCHGADNRAMVDACLASGGKARGVATVKRTVTDEELQALHAAGVRGVRFNFVKRLVDFTPKDELMEIAGRIAKLGWHVVIYFEAVDLPELWDFFTSLPTTVVVDHMGRPDVSKGVDSDEFALFLKFMREHKNVWSKVSCPERLSVTGPKALNGEQAAYQDVVPFARRVVQEFPDRVLWGTDWPHPNLKDHMPDDGLLVDFIPHIAPTAELQQKLLVTNPMKLYWPEEV; encoded by the coding sequence ATGTCCAAACCCACTTCAGGTGACTTCACCAAAACCCCCGGCTGGCTGGATTGGTACACCGGCCCCACCAAGCCCCGCTTTCAGCTGCCCGCAGGCGCGGTGGATGCCCACTGCCATGTGTTTGGCCCCGGCGCGGAGTTTCCGTACGCACCTGAGCGCAAGTACACGCCCTGCGATGCCAGCAAGCACGAGCTGTTTGCGCTGCGCGACCACCTGGGCTTTGCCCGCAATGTGATCGTGCAGGCCACCTGCCACGGCGCAGACAACCGCGCCATGGTGGATGCGTGCCTGGCAAGCGGCGGCAAGGCGCGTGGCGTGGCCACGGTCAAGCGCACCGTGACCGACGAAGAACTGCAGGCCCTGCACGCTGCGGGCGTGCGCGGTGTGCGCTTCAACTTCGTCAAGCGCCTGGTGGACTTCACGCCCAAGGACGAGCTGATGGAGATTGCCGGTCGCATCGCCAAGCTGGGCTGGCATGTGGTGATCTACTTTGAGGCGGTAGACCTGCCCGAGCTGTGGGACTTCTTCACCAGCCTGCCCACCACCGTGGTGGTGGACCACATGGGCCGCCCGGACGTGAGCAAGGGCGTGGACAGTGATGAGTTCGCGCTGTTCCTCAAGTTCATGCGCGAGCACAAGAACGTGTGGAGCAAGGTGAGCTGCCCCGAGCGCCTCTCCGTGACCGGCCCCAAGGCCCTGAACGGCGAACAGGCTGCGTACCAGGACGTGGTGCCCTTTGCGCGCCGCGTGGTGCAGGAGTTTCCTGACCGCGTGCTGTGGGGCACCGACTGGCCGCACCCCAACCTCAAGGACCACATGCCCGACGACGGTTTGTTGGTGGACTTCATCCCGCACATTGCGCCCACGGCAGAACTGCAGCAGAAGCTGCTCGTCACCAACCCCATGAAGCTTTACTGGCCCGAGGAGGTCTGA
- the ligA gene encoding protocatechuate 4,5-dioxygenase subunit alpha has protein sequence MALDKPYQDVPGTIIFDAEQSRKGYWLNQFCMSLMKAENRERFKANERAYLDEWAMTEEQKQAVLARDLNWCMRTGGNIYFLAKIGATDGKSFQQMAGSMTGMTEEEYRAMMISGGRSAEGNRYIGEDGDAQAHRQPQGKAGQAKKD, from the coding sequence ATGGCACTCGACAAACCCTACCAGGACGTGCCCGGCACCATCATCTTTGATGCCGAGCAAAGCCGCAAAGGCTACTGGCTCAACCAGTTCTGCATGAGCCTGATGAAGGCCGAGAACCGCGAACGCTTCAAGGCCAATGAGCGTGCCTATCTGGACGAGTGGGCGATGACCGAAGAGCAGAAGCAGGCCGTGCTGGCCCGCGACCTGAACTGGTGCATGCGCACTGGCGGCAACATCTACTTTTTGGCCAAGATCGGTGCGACCGATGGCAAGAGCTTCCAGCAAATGGCGGGCTCCATGACCGGCATGACCGAAGAGGAATACCGCGCCATGATGATCTCCGGCGGACGCAGTGCCGAAGGCAACCGCTACATCGGCGAAGACGGCGATGCGCAGGCGCACCGCCAGCCGCAAGGCAAGGCCGGGCAGGCCAAGAAAGACTGA
- a CDS encoding class III extradiol dioxygenase subunit beta, with product MARITASVYTSHVPAIGAAMDLGKTQEDYWKPLFAGYDFSKQWMKDNKPDVIFLVYNDHATAFSLDLIPTFAIGTAAQYQPADEGWGPRPVPVVQGHPELASHIAQSVIQQDFDLTIVNKMDVDHGLTVPLSLMCGEQHPQTGAWPCPVIPFAVNVVQYPVPSGRRCFQLGQAIRRAVESFDEDLNVHIWGTGGMSHQLQGARAGLINREWDNAWLDKLIADPAGCADTPHIDYVREAGSEGIELVMWLIARGAMADVAGGPAPKVAHRFYHVPASNTAVGHLILENT from the coding sequence ATGGCACGCATTACCGCATCCGTTTACACATCGCATGTCCCCGCCATTGGCGCGGCCATGGACCTGGGCAAGACACAGGAAGACTACTGGAAGCCGCTGTTCGCGGGCTACGACTTTTCCAAACAATGGATGAAGGACAACAAGCCCGATGTCATCTTCCTCGTCTACAACGACCACGCCACGGCCTTCAGCCTGGACTTGATTCCCACCTTTGCCATCGGCACCGCAGCGCAGTACCAGCCCGCCGACGAAGGCTGGGGCCCCCGCCCTGTGCCCGTGGTGCAAGGCCACCCCGAGCTGGCCAGCCACATCGCACAAAGCGTGATCCAGCAGGACTTTGACCTCACCATCGTCAACAAGATGGATGTGGACCACGGCCTGACGGTGCCGCTGTCGCTGATGTGCGGCGAGCAGCATCCGCAGACCGGTGCCTGGCCCTGTCCGGTGATTCCGTTTGCGGTGAACGTGGTGCAGTACCCCGTGCCCAGTGGCCGCCGCTGCTTCCAGCTCGGCCAGGCCATCCGCCGCGCGGTGGAGAGCTTTGACGAAGACCTGAACGTGCACATCTGGGGCACCGGGGGCATGAGCCACCAGCTGCAGGGCGCACGCGCAGGCCTCATCAACCGCGAATGGGACAACGCCTGGCTCGACAAGCTCATCGCCGACCCCGCAGGCTGCGCCGACACCCCGCATATCGACTACGTGCGCGAAGCAGGCAGCGAGGGCATCGAGCTGGTGATGTGGCTCATCGCCCGGGGTGCCATGGCCGATGTGGCCGGTGGCCCCGCCCCCAAGGTGGCGCACCGCTTCTACCATGTGCCCGCGTCGAACACCGCCGTGGGCCATCTGATTCTTGAGAACACGTAA
- a CDS encoding tripartite tricarboxylate transporter substrate binding protein, which yields MFSHPSFESRRRTLLSWLLPAALAGACSLAWGQNASDWPTKPVRLISPYPTGGAPDAMARVLAEKLSKKWGKPVVVDNRPGGNGFIAIDAFKRGARDGHDLIQLDSVHIAAYPYMFKKLPYDPAKDFQVIAPIFKSFMYFVVPTSSKYQTIADVIADAKANPGKLDYGSWSIGNPVHLGMEELAQIAGLKLQHVLFKETTQLYTSVANGDLPFTMGTAGTAGPLIKAGKLRPIAVAAPYRLPAFPDVPTVAESGGPKAPYEVSGWNVVAGPKELNAAISEKIRADVAEAMAGADVKERFINFGYESLVLNKAQLADFIKSESARHENIIRRARIELE from the coding sequence ATGTTCAGCCATCCTTCCTTTGAATCGCGCAGGCGCACTTTGCTGTCCTGGCTGCTGCCCGCCGCTCTGGCCGGGGCTTGCAGCCTGGCCTGGGGGCAGAACGCCAGCGACTGGCCCACCAAGCCCGTGCGCCTGATTTCGCCTTACCCCACTGGTGGTGCGCCCGACGCCATGGCCCGTGTGCTGGCCGAGAAGCTCTCCAAAAAGTGGGGGAAGCCTGTGGTGGTGGACAACCGCCCTGGCGGCAATGGCTTCATTGCTATCGACGCCTTCAAGCGCGGTGCCAGGGATGGGCATGACCTGATCCAGCTGGACAGCGTGCATATCGCTGCCTACCCCTACATGTTCAAGAAGCTGCCCTATGACCCTGCGAAAGACTTCCAGGTCATTGCGCCCATCTTCAAAAGCTTCATGTACTTCGTGGTGCCCACGAGCAGCAAGTACCAGACCATTGCCGACGTGATTGCCGATGCAAAGGCCAACCCCGGCAAGCTGGACTACGGCTCGTGGTCCATCGGTAACCCGGTGCACCTGGGCATGGAAGAGCTGGCGCAGATTGCAGGCCTGAAGCTGCAGCATGTGCTTTTCAAGGAGACCACCCAGCTCTACACCTCGGTGGCCAATGGGGATCTGCCCTTCACCATGGGCACGGCAGGCACGGCGGGGCCCTTGATCAAGGCGGGCAAGCTCAGGCCCATTGCGGTGGCGGCACCGTACCGCCTGCCCGCGTTTCCGGATGTGCCCACCGTGGCCGAGTCGGGCGGCCCCAAGGCTCCGTATGAGGTCAGCGGCTGGAACGTGGTGGCGGGCCCCAAGGAGCTGAACGCCGCCATCAGCGAAAAGATCCGCGCCGACGTGGCCGAGGCCATGGCCGGTGCCGATGTGAAAGAGCGCTTCATCAACTTTGGCTACGAGTCGCTGGTGCTGAACAAGGCCCAGCTGGCGGACTTCATCAAGTCAGAGTCGGCGCGCCATGAAAACATCATCCGGCGCGCCCGGATTGAACTGGAATAA
- a CDS encoding Gfo/Idh/MocA family oxidoreductase encodes MTIKVALAGAGAFGIKHLDGIKNIPDVEVVSLISRDLAKTQEVADKYGIKHVTTDLADSLAIKEVDAVILCTPTQMHASQSIACMEAGKHVQVEIPLCDILSEGQAVVNLQKQTGLVAMCGHTRRFNPSHQFVHKKIKAGEFNIQQMDVQTYFFRRTNMNALGQPRSWTDHLLWHHAAHTVDLFAYQAGSPIVKANAIQGPIHKDLGIAMDMSIQLKAANGAICTLSLSFNNDGPLGTFFRYIGDTATYIARYDDLVNGKEEKIDVSKVDVSMNGIELQDREFFAAIREGREPNASVAQVLPCYQVLHDLELQLNAG; translated from the coding sequence ATGACCATCAAAGTCGCACTCGCAGGCGCAGGTGCCTTCGGCATCAAGCACCTGGACGGCATCAAGAACATTCCCGATGTGGAAGTCGTCTCCCTCATCAGCCGTGACCTGGCCAAGACCCAGGAAGTGGCCGACAAATACGGCATCAAGCATGTCACTACCGACTTGGCCGACAGCCTGGCCATCAAGGAAGTGGACGCCGTAATCCTGTGCACGCCCACGCAGATGCACGCCAGCCAGTCCATCGCCTGCATGGAAGCGGGCAAGCACGTGCAGGTGGAAATCCCGCTGTGCGACATCCTGAGCGAAGGCCAGGCCGTGGTGAACCTGCAAAAGCAGACGGGCCTGGTGGCCATGTGCGGCCACACGCGCCGCTTCAACCCCAGCCACCAGTTCGTGCACAAGAAAATCAAGGCGGGCGAGTTCAACATCCAGCAGATGGATGTGCAGACCTACTTCTTCCGCCGCACCAATATGAACGCGCTGGGCCAGCCCCGCAGCTGGACGGACCACCTGCTGTGGCACCACGCCGCCCACACGGTGGACCTGTTCGCCTACCAGGCCGGTAGCCCCATCGTCAAAGCCAACGCCATCCAGGGCCCCATCCACAAGGATCTGGGCATTGCCATGGACATGAGCATCCAGCTCAAGGCTGCCAACGGAGCGATCTGCACACTGAGCCTGAGCTTCAACAACGACGGCCCGCTGGGCACGTTCTTCCGCTACATCGGCGACACCGCCACCTACATCGCCCGCTACGACGATCTGGTGAACGGCAAGGAAGAGAAGATCGATGTGAGCAAGGTCGATGTGTCGATGAACGGCATCGAGCTGCAAGACCGCGAGTTCTTCGCCGCCATCCGCGAAGGCCGCGAGCCCAACGCCAGCGTGGCGCAGGTGCTGCCTTGCTACCAGGTGCTGCACGATCTGGAGCTGCAGCTCAACGCTGGTTGA
- a CDS encoding tripartite tricarboxylate transporter substrate binding protein, whose protein sequence is MTSRLPSAPQASRRAWLTTAAALAATAAAPHALAQPAYPARPIRIVVGYAAGGAVDAVARAVGQALSQSLGQPVIVDNKPGAGTNIAVKSVIAAEADGYTLMMAANALAANMSLYQPMPFDAEKDLVAISLVGRVPVVLAAGANAGIGSLKALLQAAKAKPGVLAYASPGNGSTPHMAIEFFEREAGIQLQHVPYRGGAAALTDVIGGQVPLVAVNALEVQPHVKSGKLKVLAALSANRTSIFPDVPTIAESGFPGFEAAVWYGLVAPAATPKAIVARLHDEVQKALQTKEVRERMTAVGGEVLPGSADQFTQLIRSERRRYEKLVREANIKPD, encoded by the coding sequence ATGACCTCACGCCTTCCTTCTGCCCCCCAGGCCAGCCGCCGCGCTTGGCTGACCACAGCGGCCGCCCTTGCGGCGACTGCTGCTGCACCCCATGCGCTGGCGCAGCCGGCCTACCCGGCACGCCCCATCCGCATCGTGGTGGGCTACGCCGCAGGGGGCGCGGTCGATGCGGTGGCCCGCGCCGTCGGGCAGGCGCTGTCCCAAAGCCTGGGCCAGCCGGTGATCGTGGACAACAAGCCCGGCGCGGGCACCAACATTGCCGTGAAGTCCGTCATCGCTGCCGAGGCAGATGGCTACACCCTGATGATGGCGGCCAATGCGTTGGCGGCCAACATGTCGCTGTACCAGCCCATGCCTTTCGATGCCGAGAAAGACCTGGTTGCCATCTCGCTGGTGGGCCGCGTGCCCGTGGTGCTGGCGGCGGGGGCCAATGCGGGCATCGGGTCGCTGAAAGCCCTGCTGCAGGCGGCCAAGGCCAAGCCCGGCGTGCTGGCCTATGCATCGCCGGGCAACGGCTCCACGCCGCACATGGCCATTGAATTCTTCGAGCGCGAGGCCGGTATCCAGCTGCAGCATGTGCCCTACCGTGGCGGCGCTGCAGCGCTGACGGATGTGATCGGCGGCCAGGTGCCGCTGGTCGCCGTCAATGCGCTGGAGGTGCAGCCGCACGTCAAGAGCGGCAAGCTCAAGGTGCTGGCGGCACTCAGCGCCAACCGGACTTCCATCTTTCCGGACGTTCCGACGATTGCAGAGTCCGGCTTCCCCGGCTTTGAAGCGGCGGTGTGGTACGGCCTGGTGGCCCCTGCAGCCACCCCCAAGGCCATCGTGGCCCGCCTGCATGACGAAGTGCAAAAGGCCCTGCAGACCAAGGAAGTGCGCGAGCGCATGACCGCCGTAGGCGGCGAGGTGCTGCCCGGCAGCGCAGACCAGTTCACGCAGTTGATCCGCAGTGAGCGGCGGCGCTACGAAAAGCTGGTGCGCGAGGCCAACATCAAGCCCGATTGA